CTCCGAACAGTTCCGCATGTTGCGAGGTCGTATTGAATCCCTCGCCGCGCAGCGCCCCATTCGGTCGGTCGCCATGACCAGTGCCAACCCGGGCGAAGGAAAGAGCACAGCGGCGATCAATCTCGCGGTGGTAGAATCGCTCGGTTTGAATCAGCGCGTTCTGATCGTCGACTGCGATATGCGAAGGCCAACCGTTCATCGGTCCCTTGGCTTGTCTGCAGATGCGGGAATCGGCGAGGTCCTGTTGGGACGAGCAACGCTCGATCAAGCCATTGTACGCGCTGAGGGGACCAACCTCGATGCGCTCGTGGTCCGTTCGCAGCCGGACAACCCGTCGGAACTGCTGGCTTCAGTACGCATGAAGTCGCTGCTCGAAGAGATGGCAAGTTCGTACGATCGGATCATTCTCGATACTCCTGCGACTCTGGGATTGCCGGATTCGAAGATCGTCTCCGATCTCTGCGATGGAGTGGTGGTTGTCGTGCGCGCTGACGTCACCCCCCGCGAAGAGGTCGGAGCTGTACTGGATATCTTGGATCGACGTAGAATTCTGGGCATGGTCTTGAATGGCGCCGACATTAGTCGCGAGAGCTACGGCTACTACTAGTTTCGAACTGTTCGCGAGGAAGTTTTGTCGGCATCGATGATCGCACTCCCGCTCGCTGTGGCGATCGTCGTCACGGCGATCTGTACGCCATTCGTCGCGCGTTTTGCGCGGATGTGTGGCGCCGTCGATCGTCCAAACGAGCGCAAGATCAGCAATCGCGGCGGAATGCCACTGATGGGCGGTGTCGCGGTCGCAGCAGGTGTTTGCGCGGGACTCCTCGCAGTAGAGTTGGT
This genomic stretch from Myxococcales bacterium harbors:
- a CDS encoding CpsD/CapB family tyrosine-protein kinase — protein: MGNYEALQKAERDKRHKVAGERAAPVNALSWDATPQTAPPAEKTGLLRRLRRRKESVPSVPDANEVNKRRIAILRPESYVSEQFRMLRGRIESLAAQRPIRSVAMTSANPGEGKSTAAINLAVVESLGLNQRVLIVDCDMRRPTVHRSLGLSADAGIGEVLLGRATLDQAIVRAEGTNLDALVVRSQPDNPSELLASVRMKSLLEEMASSYDRIILDTPATLGLPDSKIVSDLCDGVVVVVRADVTPREEVGAVLDILDRRRILGMVLNGADISRESYGYY